A region of Diabrotica undecimpunctata isolate CICGRU unplaced genomic scaffold, icDiaUnde3 ctg00003012.1, whole genome shotgun sequence DNA encodes the following proteins:
- the LOC140432142 gene encoding prostaglandin reductase 1-like gives FLAQAMFLSVDPFMRGLSEKFTIGEPIWGTQVARIVESKNEEFPVGKLVVLRAGWRTYSISNGKKEPPTLPEPYLLPDIGDLCPSVGVGVLGMPGNTAYFLFLELCQPKEGDTVVVTAAAGAIGSIVGQIGKIYGCNVIGIAGSNEKGEWLVKELGFDHFINYKVDDIDAKLKKIAPQGVDCFFDSVSKTIYTQFENYQ, from the exons AATTTCTCGCGCAAGCCATGTTCCTCAGTGTAGATCCATTCATGCGAGGTTTATCAGAGAAATTTACAATCGGAGAACCTATATGGGGAACTCAAGTAGCCAG GATTGTTGAAAGTAAAAATGAAGAATTTCCAGTTGGTAAATTAGTGGTTTTAAGAGCGGGCTGGAGGACATACAGCATCTCCAATGGTAAAAAAGAACCACCAACTCTACCAGAACCGTATCTGCTTCCAGACATCGGAGATCTCTGCCCATCTGTAGGAGTAGGAGTACTCGGTATGCCAGG AAACACAGCGTACTTCTTATTCTTGGAGCTCTGTCAACCCAAAGAAGGCGACACAGTTGTGGTGACAGCAGCAGCAGGAGCCATTGGAAGCATTGTAGGACAGATCGGGAAAATTTACGGATGCAACGTTATAGGTATAGCTGGGTCTAATGAAAAAGGCGAGTGGTTGGTTAAGGAATTGGGATTCGACCATTTTATTAACTATAAGGTGGATGATATCGATGCCAAACTGAAGAAAATTGCTCCGCAAGGTGTAGATTGCTTCTTCGATAGTGTAAGTAAAACCATTTATACTCAGTTTGAAAACTATCAATAG